The DNA sequence accagagtatgaattgtgaggactgtatgtgtaactccaagccctcaaaacgtattttaaactcacagtgtataaatacactgtcctcagagtgtcagttattcacaactacgacattgtgaggactgtgtatcttgcgagggctgcacagtattgacaaaacatgcgacatgggtgttttatacagtgatggagattattgtgacattaaacatggaccgaatatatatatcttcataatctaattaaagaaatacacgtacgtgcggaaaaataatcatgctcattttgatctagttttatccaaataaggttttttttgttagtaatgctcctcgatacaattctcttgtatggcgatgcgcaattaaggttgtctctgattggtcaaaatcagactcaagtagggcctggcaataaatcaaattaattgaataaattaaattcaaattgaatcgttgaaaatttgctaaatcgtgaaatgtattttgtcttctggattattaaaaactgttataatgttctgttacatccagatgttattgtgagttgtaattttgcacaagtggtggcagaatgctggatggttggtttaaaagactttttatttaattttttggccatatcgcttagcctcagactaaagtatacaaacaatccaatatccatttgttgcacgtctttgcaatgcacatattgcatgagccattcgtgcgccaagatattttccacatattgtgcagccctagtatctccaccctccactaatgtctttgcttctgaaaactgatttcaacaacattcaaaaagaaatctagtcacctggtcaactttggcgcagtctgtgatagcggtgtcttcatcaggttgtgcttcagtggaaacctggggtagatgaatagaaaaataccaatacaattaaattcttactaagactagactgctatactgtaatttcatgtaatcatgaatgtgcgaccagtaattctagtatgtcacatgtatgaaacaatatccaaatgtcatgataagcaatcacgatatgataatcaacatgatattgtgaggttagcgatactcacgataactgtaaaagtaaaataaaaaaataagtcacaatattgtaaaaaaaatgaaataaaaacaaaaaaaattatattgagaaaagaatgtacttttgcttttgagttataattaatcttttatgttttgtcaaaccttgcacgattaccccccccccccccaaaaaaaaaaaaatatatattaatatacatataaacataccatagtgtttttccattgtagtgaaattcaaacatgaaaaccttctgggcatcatgatacactctcagcctgttttcacgttcctgtttgcttataacttctcctcgatattcagtaggaaagactcccttctgaaaggagcaggaactgaacactcctcgaccttacaaagaaaaagggatacaacagaaatatttcattataacagtaatgaaaactaggcccatactaaagaatcttttaccaatactcacctttgaatgaattaatatattttatggtgaagccatccctgtctttacctaaggatgaaaaatatgctacctcttctttgggtttaacttttgccctctgtggcctcatgactgacatatctcactgaagataatgatctaaagctatagaaaaaaaatgagtttcaatcagtttgataggtaacttggtgcagatgttttgaagttgactttctgtggaccataatatcctgtgcagtgtgcagtaaatgtgccaacgaaaataaaatagtggatagcacagctctgctaaatatttgcataaattaaatgtaatgaacactaacagactttactgaaatatttctatttaaagaacaaatttaagtaaacacaaatgcagcaatttaccaatacttcatttatactgtactggtaatactaaaccattgtatattttcacatcacaaaccagcctatcaaaccagcctgttattgctttcctcttaaaaatttcaattagcatttatcttactcaacagacggttagctctgctatgctaactgagctaaccgttgctaacaaaagcgtagcaattctaaataattagctgcaaccatcataatcaacagatggttaggtatgctaacgttagcttagctgcacttacactggacttgcattataaatcattttcagcaatgtacacaagcgaccaacattaaaataaacaagtttctggaggaaaaattcgagcttcaaacctacctcattagcacagctacactgccatcacctctcgtgaagtaattagagccgggggcggttctctatcggggctgctagatgacgtcacttccgtactccgggcaatataataaatcacatttaaatcaacaaattggttcagtgttggattatgaactttgttgataagagtggctattgttctatgatttacagtgtcaattaaaaaaaaatagatcacatttaaaattaacccgaaaggctcatatactaaattaattaccacagacgaaaacaaaggatattattgctagaattatagataattttgtaatcgtttaatgtgatttcagtttgtttttttaaaaagttattattatttttttcattaacaaaaatgtttttttgctttagtaaataaaataaccttgctgctgtcacacagttgctgtccgaggatgttttggtactatactttagtaatggatgcatgtgttttttggcaaaattgtgagcgagcccagtaacttggcttagaagcaaccctgcaaatgaatggtcacatgatgctttactgttggcatgaagcaggactgatggtagcgctcaccttttcttctccagacaagcatttttccggatgccccaaacagttggaaagggggttaatcagagaaaataactttaactcttttttccttattttggtctgtgtttatggaatccctttttcactggtcacaccaggccatcctccaaaagtcttactccctcaccatgggtgtagatggactcatacctgcttactgccattcctgagcaagctctacactggtggtgatgtccttatccccgcagctgaatcaactttgggagatagtcctggcttttgctggattttcttgggtgccctgaagccttcttcacttaaagtttgtaaggtcactaaaggaaattactttaattttcatggcaaatagggactttgcaattcatctaatcactataacattctggagtacatgtacatgcaaattgccatcataaaaaaacaataataagtcagcactgcagattcttagaaaatcaatgtcattctcaaaacatttggccactggtgtacagaaagatgttatactgtaaaggcagggtgggatgttaaatgatgaattaatgtacggcactgacagtttctctgtctctgctgttaaccattgtacatttttaaataaacaaccactgaaagaattaaatactgaaatatataattaaatatcatagggtatttcattatttaattatttacttaggaattggtggctgcaaaaaaaaaaaaaaaaaaaggctctgtgtctacagacaaacattcacaatacacagcattttgagaaaaaactgaattatggagacgtgcgtaattgtggggacaggtgatggtcagccaatcaaatgctgtgaaatatacactggtgtgaattattcatgaagtggtgcattacaaggaccttcctacagggggcgccatcaaatacacaaaaatacacaaattcacgtaattatgctttacaaggacattggctaaaactttggatttaagccttctacagccctagaagcacttctgcattgaaataattatgaggacatgggctgtgtcctcataattcaaaatgtccttgcagcacggcatgtattcaggtgaaatgtcctcataatacacaaaggcaaacacacacacacacacacacacacacacacacacacacacacacacacacacacacacacacacacacacacacacatataaatataaaattcatatattattgtcatttgTCAAAAAAAGTTACCCCTTAGTTTTAAGAGGTGAAAATCTTGAAACTAAACAAACATTTCACACCTATGCTTTTTtccttctatctatctatctatctatctatctatctatctatctatctatctagagagagaaaataattcattattgtctccccccacccccacccctccgaATTTTTGCTGTGGTTGataaagggtttcaaacaaaggaaaaaaaactagttAGAAGAAAACTCAGGATTGATGTTTGAAGATTTATAgcaacacacatactgtataaacatACGCACATACATTTCTACCACAAAGGTCTTACGTTTGAGGAAGACACAAGAATTGCTACAACTGTAAACTTCCTGGAGGTTGCACTGACCTCTTCAGTGTTGCTAGCCTGATGTCGatattttcatgtttgttgTGAACACTTTGAACACTCGCCAAGATCTTGGACAGGTCTTCTTGTCGAATCTTATTTTCCTCAGGACGTGCGTTTGAGACCTGGGTGTCAGAATTTGAAACAAagaaaccacacaaaaaaagattcacATGTCCAGGTGAGCTTTTGCAGAGTTTCTCattctaaaaacaaatttttggtTTTGCGTCAGTGCGGAAATGTATTTGATTGTGGTTGTGATGTTGAACTCTTATTTTCAAAGGCATTATTTTGAGAGCGCAAAAGTgaaatgttatgaaaataacATATTTCCTGAAGGAGTGGAAAGAGGTACAACATGTATGAGCTACATGCTCTTGTGGTCATTAGGCAGATGAGCTATGATGAAGTATGTTAGACCCCGCCAACCTGCATATATACCAGTCATTGGGGTCATCTCTTCATTCGATAGCCACTCCTCACAGAGTCCGTATGTTCAGCAAGGGTTATCATGAATTGCACATCATTCCTCTCCTTCAGGGAACCTAAGTTATACATTAAACATTTATGTAAATTACAGAAATTTCTAAACTATAAgacgcacctgactataagccgcgctagctaaatttagggaatactcgagtttgttacacatataagccgcacccgacagtaagccgcaggtgttttaatgttaccgcaccgggttaaagatactttcttttccataatgagggcgcaaattgtctcgttCTCTGTCTCCTACTATATGtaggctcacttggtttgttttgctctgcttggcgctcttgcgcttcctttacagtg is a window from the Vanacampus margaritifer isolate UIUO_Vmar chromosome 19, RoL_Vmar_1.0, whole genome shotgun sequence genome containing:
- the LOC144039583 gene encoding N-lysine methyltransferase KMT5A-A-like isoform X1, whose translation is MSVMRPQRAKVKPKEEVAYFSSLGKDRDGFTIKYINSFKGRGVFSSCSFQKGVFPTEYRGEVISKQERENRLRVYHDAQKVFMFEFHYNGKTLWFPLKHNLMKTPLSQTAPKLTRFQLTHNLKT
- the LOC144039583 gene encoding N-lysine methyltransferase KMT5A-A-like isoform X2, which encodes MSVMRPQRAKVKPKEEVAYFSSLGKDRDGFTIKYINSFKGRGVFSSCSFQKGVFPTEYRGEVISKQERENRLRVYHDAQKVFMFEFHYNGKTLWFPLKHNLMKTPLSQTAPKLTRI